TAGGAAAGACCGAGGGAAGGAAAAGAGCAGGGatagggagagagagaaagaaagagaaagagtgAAGGAGAAGGATAGAGAGAAATATAAGGATCGAGAAAAAGAGAGGGAAATTGATAAAGATAGAGATAGGGAAAAAGCAAGAGACAAGGCTAAGGAGAGGGAAAGAGAAGCGGATCATGATAAGGAAAGGTTGAGAGAGAAAGATAAGTTGAGCAAAAGAAGCCATGGCGAAGACTATGACAGAAGCAAGGATGATGTAGTTGAAATGAGCTATGAAAATGACAAGGACAGAGATGTTTTAAAGCAAGCAAATGCTTCTTTTGATGATGATCACGAGCAAAAGGTTGAAGGTATATCTGGTGGAGGATATGCATCTGCCTTAGAACTTGAGGGGCGCATTTTGAAGTAAATTTCTATTTATATTCTCCTCCTTTATTTTAACCCCTTTTTTATGTAAAAAAGTTTTTGTTTGGTATTTTGATAGTATTAAAATAACTTGATGTAAGATAAGTCTCCCATGTAAAGGATTTTGGATGATAATACCATAATTGGCAGCTATACTAGATGTTGCACTTTTTTGTCCaaataaacaattaaattaataaactAGCTGTTGCATCTGATGGGTTTCCATTTGACAAGCTGGTTATCTGTTGCGTATAATCTGCTTTAGACAACTAGGATTTGTGGTCCTTTTTTCAATGAAATTGAACATGTGTATGTTTGTGTTATCAAAATTGATTAAAAACTTGTCTATAAATACATTTTAGTGTTTATGGTAAAAGCCTATCCTCAATGATATTCTTGTTTGTTCAGGATgaaagaagaaagattaaagaaaaattcagaAGTTGGCAATGAGGTTTTAGCATGGGTTAATAGGAGTCGTAAGCTTGAGGAGAAAAAGAGTGCCGAAAAGGAGAAAGCCAAGCAGCTTTCAAAGATTTTTGAGGAGCAGGTTATTTTATTCTTGATTGCATTATGTTACTGGATATCTTTTATTTAATGTGATTATGATTGTTGATGTTGTGATATAAATATCAGGACAATATTGTTCAAGGAGAAACTGAAGATGAGGAGGGAACTGAGCATGCTACTCGTATGGTTTCTTCTTAATAACTGCTAGTCATTCAACAAGTTGTTATGAAAGCCAAATTTGACTTAGAACCACTCACTTCATAGTTTTATTAGATCACGCAAGTTGAGTATAATTGTTGCTTTACTCATTATAATTTCATTATTAAAAAGTCAATGAGCAAACAACATTTCCAGGCATGTGTTTATTGTTCTTAATGAGTGCAGATACTCATAGCTCACCGATATAATTTCTCAGGAATTTGGAGTCGAGCATAGGGGTGTGATTCATGAAACCCAATTTCATGTTAtatttttaatctcttttatCTATGTTCATATTCAAATGTTACAGCTTGTACATTTCTAATCTAGCTGAATTTCCTAGTTATATTTAGCTGGAAATATTGGTTCATCCTGTCAGATTGATTTATTTTCATGATGAAAACCTGTTAACAGATGATCTAGCTGGAGTTAAAGTTCTTCATGGCATTGAAAAGGTAATGGAAGGTGGAGCAGTTGTCTTGACACTCAAAGACCAGAGCATACTTGCAGATGGCAGCATTAATGAAGGTGAAATATTTGGATATCGCCTCGACATGTTTCATGTTAAATTCCCTGACATGACAAGACATTTTTGCTTGACAGAGTTTTTTGGTCTGATACAACAGAGGTTGACATGCTTGAAAATGTGGAAATTGGAGAGCAGAAGCGCCGGGATGAGGCTTATAAGGCTGCAAAGAAAAAGACAGGGATATATGATGATAAGTAATATCAGAACTGCCATAAtgctttttttttataattattattagtatGCAAATGTTCAGAAATTGCTAATAAGTTGGACACATTCTGACATTTTAGGTTCAATGACAATCCTGCTTCAGAGaagaaaatccttccacaatatGATGATTCAACTACGGATGAGGTTAGAATATTTCTCCTTTTTCTTCTCACCCCACTTTCCAGGCTGTGCCTGCCCTTCTAAACAACTGCTGTAAACATGTGATGATTATAATTGCTGATGTTTATCAGGGAGTAACTCTTGATGAAAGGGGACGGTTCACTGGTGAAGCTGAGAAAAAATTGGAAGAGGTAGATTAGTCCTTTATCAGTATAGTCATTAAAAAGCTATGAGAAGTAATTCATTAGCATTATTTTTCTGATTGACTTTTTACgcctttttaatttttcttatttaattttttaaatcttTGTTCccaaatattttcttatttccaGCTCCGTAGAAGGTTACAAGGTTCTTCCACAAATAATCGCTTTGAAGATCTAAATGCCTCTGGAAAAATCTCATCAGATTACTATACGCAAGAAGAGATGCTTCAATTTAAGAAGCCCAAGAAAAAAAAGTCCTTGCGGAAAAAGGAGAAATTGGATATAAATGCCCTTGAAGCAGAAGCTGTCTCTGCAGGATTGGGTGTTGGAGATCTTGGTTCTCGAAATGATGGGAGAAGGCAGGCAATTAGGGAGGAACGAGAGAGATCTGAAGCAGAAATGAGAAGTAATGCATATCAGTCTGCGTATGCTAAAGCAGATGAGGCTTCTAAATCGCTGCGACTGGAGCAAACTCTTACTGCTAAAGTCGATGAAGATGAAAATCCAGTGTTTGCAGATGATGATGAGGATCTTTATAAATCCTTAGAAAGAGCTAGGAAATTAGCTCTCAAAAAGCAAGAGGAAGCATCTGGTCCTCAAGCAATTGCTCGCCTAGCTGTCAACGCCACCACAAGCAGTCACGTTGCAGATGATAACCTTACAACTGCTGAGTCACAAGAAAACAAGATTGTCTTTACAGAGATGGAAGAGTTTGTGTGGGGTCTCCAACTGGATGAAGGTATTATTTTTGTAGTAAGTCTATTTGCATTACGAATAGAAAGGGGAAATAAAGGGTTTTTGGTGAGTGTAAAATTGAATAGGGCTTTTTCAAAAGAGTGATAGTTATGTTACTTTGGATTTTCTATTGTGTAATGATTGGACTGCAATATCTTTCATACTATTTTTTGACCTGTATGGCCTTCTCTAGCTATTCAAGATTTTGTCACCaaggattctttttttttttttttttattgaacctCCAATTTTGGTTTTCCCCAATCCATTGTGTTGTATTCGACGTGACTTTGAACTATAATGCTTTAGATCAGCCGGAAATGTTAGTTCATATGCTATCGCCTTACTTCTCATACCTTGGTTATGAGTTTTTCAATTGTAATGTTCTTCTATGTGCTGAATAAAACATGAGCATTGCTTATACTTTAAAAGAAATTAACAAGTTGCTTTTTCTCTCTCAGAGGCCCATAAGCCTGACAGCGATGATGTTTTCATGGATGAGGATGAAGCACCTCCAAGAACTTCTGAACAAGAAAGAAAAGATGAAGCTGGTGGATGGACAGAAGTTAAAGATACTGATAATGATGAAAACCCTGTCAATGAGAATCAGGAGGATATAGTTCCAGATGCAACCATTCATGAAGTTCCAGTTGGTAAAGGACTGTCTGGTGCATTGAATTTGCTCAAAGAGCGAGGAACACTTAAAGAAAGTATTGAATGGGGTGGTAGAAACATGGACAAGAAAAAGAGTAAACTTGTTGGTATAGTAGATAATGATGTTGACAATGACAAATTTAAGGACATTCGAATTGAGAGGACCGATGAATTTGGGCGAATTGTAAGTAGTTGATCATCTGCTTGCTTTCTAATTACTGGCATTGACCTATAGTTTATGCTATTTGTTGTTTAGCTATTGTGGGTGAGGTACAGAGATAGGTCGATTTATTGAGCAAATCTGATGAGGGAATGTACATGAAATTTCTGTAGCGTAAAATGTTTTGGTGGATTTCTTTGAATGAACAGTTATTATCCTTGCATAGAATCAGTTGATTAGAAGATGCTGGTCATATGACATGGATCATTTTGGGCCTTGACAGTAGGAGTGTTCAGGTACTAAATTTGGGCACTAGTTTGAGGTGTGGTTCTAAGAACTATTACAGGTAGCTGGGAGTGATTGCTTTAGAGATTGTAGAAAACATTAACTATCACATGGTTCTTCTGAAATATCACATGTAATGAATATAAAGTTTTCTGTTTCTTATTTGTAATAGATGCCCAAGAAGCAGAGAAAGTGAAAGACCAACCAGTAAAGTTAAATTGGTTATTTGGTTAGATAATTCCTCTTAGGTTGCGTCCCACTGCCCAAGTGTGAATTTGTGTCACTACCGATATGAtgtacattttttaaaattttgtgctATCTAATAGTTTTTAATGAATTATTCGTCTTTTGAACCAGATAACTCCCAAAGAGGCCTTTAGGATGATTTCTCATAAATTCCATGGAAAAGGGCCTGGCAAAATGAAGCAAGAAAAGCGCATGAAGCAATATCAGGAAGAACTGAAGTTGAAGCAAATGAAGAATTCAGATACACCATCATTGTCTGTTGAGCGGATGAGGGAAGCCCAGGCTCAGTTGAAAACACCTTACCTCGTCCTTAGCGGTCATGTGAAGCCAGGGTATGATTAGGTTTCCATATGACATTTCAAATATAGTTTATTACTAATGAGTGCCGAGAGTTTCACTAGTAAAATGGGAAAGtagttaaaaaagaaaagaactaCGTGTGCAGGTGAATTAGTATGTGGAATATATTTTTTTGCATAATTGATTTGCATCTTCTTTTCATATGTAGTTCAATTGCTAGCACACAATTGATTATTAGTCATATTTCATTTGCAGGCAAACAAGTGATCCCAGAAGTGGTTTTGCAACTGTTGAGAAGGATCTTCCAGGGGGCCTAACACCCATGCTTGGTGACAAAAAGGTCAGTCTTATTGCATTACTCTGAAATCCATGGGTATAATTTGCTAGCAAATTGTTGAGATGTTACTGTGGAGATTTGTCTAGAAGCTTGAGGAATGGGTGGAGAGGTGTTTTGGGTTAAACCAGGGAATAAACGAGACTACCATAGCTACAAGTTAGGGGATGGATTAGTCTTTGTTGCAAAGTTTGGGATGGATCTGGATTGGCTTCGCTTTTCTGTGGTTGGTTTCAGATGCTAAGCGAGAGTTTAAAGCAATTCTCACAATTTATCACCAAATACAGATTTTAGTTTCTTTTTCTCACAAATGAACACCCATTTTTATTTTGTACAATTTTCTTTTACTTTCTTTTCATTTTGTCTTATTGGCTTCATTCTGTATTTTCTCCTTGTTTTTTTCCCACTCTTCATATGCAGATAATCCATCCTTTTTTTGTCAGGTTGAGCACTTTTTGGGAATAAAACGCCAGGCTGAGCCTGGGAACTCCGGCACACCAAAGAAGCCTAGAACTTGAGGGGGCCATGGAAATTTTGTACTGTTATGTAGGTGAGATTGAAGTTGTTCGGAAAACAAttgataatgaacttaatcagtATATTTGACGCTGAAACTGTAGCATCCTATCCTATTGTGACATAGCAAAAGCACTGGCCTGGTTGTGTGATGGAAATTTTTTTACTATCTGTTTGTGCTTCTTGCCTAATGATGAACTCGGCAGTTTGTAAGGTGGAAATTGTGAATGATAaattctttaataattttgattaaattaCTATTCAAATTAGATTGCTAGGCTCAATTCGGTAATGGATCTAGACTGTTGATTCATTTGGTGTTTATCATTGAACACTGGTCTTCGTGTGTTTGGGAGTCGATGATGTTTACTATTTATCCACTTGTTGATAGCGCCAAGGTGTAATGACCTTGCTTTTCTGATGTATCAAAAAAGATGTATAAAAAGTTAAACAGTAATGGctgtgaaatttaattttttataatatatatatatatattaataattattaatttttattaagtgCTACGTTTTTTTAGCACTTtagtttttttagttttttttattataatatgtttatgataatttttatttgtattttttgttgtaatttatttttatagtaatttgatttttattattaatgtattttttattgaaaatttttttttcttaaaatttgtAACTGATTAAAAAAGTATTTCGTTgctaaattaacaataaattgttttttcttttttttttttttattttcttgttgaCGTTTGACTGCATtaacgtaaaaaaaaaaaaaaaactttttttctCATTTGATTCCTCTCTTGTTGTGTCGGAACCAAAGGGATGATGGGGACCCGAATTATTTCAGTTAGAATTCATAGAGCTATTGGAGGGAATAAGGTAAAAGTTGTTCTATTTTGTTTAATGTGGAACTTGCTTGAAGAACAAAGTAAGAAATattttggtaaaaaaaaaaatgcaaaaataaaAGAGTTATTTCGGAGATTTTTAAGTTGGGCAGTTTGCATGACCTCACTCCCGTTGAAATTATTATATGGGAAATTTTTGTTTTAAATATTTGTTgttctttattttaatttcttttataatttgttaattcattattttatttcaacATTCAATAATCAAACAAACCTTGTTTTTCTGCTAAATAGATAACTTATTAAATATCATagtttcaatttaaataaaataaaaattaaaaaaaaataaaagtttcaatatcataaaatataatcCTAATTGCATTGAAATAACAATCACGAAAATTATTACCTCTATAgagaatataaatattaattaaattaaaaattaaattttaagtattcaaataatattaatgaacataaataattacctcttattaattttatattaaacttCTCCACctgttttaaaaataaatatataaccaattgaattaattagttgaatgataatCTTATTTTCATATGCGTTaatgatcatatatatatatatatatatatatatatatatatatatataataaggaGACAAGGAAACATCAAAAATCAGCAAAGTTCCATTGCGCATGCGAAAAAAGTCGGCTTTGTTACACATCATATTGAAATGGACATTCTGTTGTTTTTAATCATTTCTATTAAATTACGTCTGAATTCTGCATGCTATGCCAACATCTTAATTTCTTCACTCAAATCTGCACCTCTATGCTCCGACCAAACAAAAtcccattttactatttaggtctttTAGATAGAAAAACTAAATATTTTTACTAATTGGTAATTAtatctaaatattttaatttttacatcACATATTATAGTTTTTTAAGATTAAGAGTAATAgtaatcaaaatttcaaaattaatttggaagattttaaatttagattatttagaataataattaacaataaaaagaagttaaaaaataatttataataaatatattgttaTAATAGGTACGCAAATCTAAAGAATACATGATTGTACAATCACACAGtataagaaaagagaagaaaataatACAGAATTTAAGTGATTTGACTGTAAAGTCTACGTTTAcggataaaataagaaaaaaaatttcactataataaaaaaaataattataattaaatcaatttgaaggattttaaattttaaatacctAGAATAATGATCGATAATAAAAAGAAGTTAAAAAATAGTTTATAGTAAAGATATTTTATTGTGGATAACAAAGTGAAGCATAAGATTTTGAAATTTTGACATAATTATTCCCAAACTTAAAAGTTATAATATGTGGTTCTAAATTAGAACATTTGGATGTATTTACCAATTAGTCATAACATTTGACATTTTCTATCTAATATAGTATATAAATATAGTATATCAAAATATAGGTAAATCTATAAACACATAAATatctttatataattataatatattattaaattatatttgaacaaaaattaattaataataataataactaatcaTATTAACtatagaataatttttttaattacaaatttCATTCACGACAATGCcattattgattatttttattttattaattataataagattttaaatgtatataaaataaataactcTTAGTAAGTGTTTGGTATCATTGATCATAGAGCCGCCCTTTACCATTCTATATAAATGCCTTATTCTATTTGTATAAATATGGTAGAGAGGCATATTCAGCCAAGTGTATCAGTATTTGGCAAAGTGGACGAACGTGCTCGTGAAGGAAATAATCTTTACAtcaaaatgaatgaaattgaaataattaaaacaaaaaattacAAAGTCAAAAGTGACTCTAGCCTATGATTACTCTGATAAAtattaaagaaataattattaaggggtaaaaaataattaataatataataattaataatatttgatagaacgttaataaaataaaataaaatataatatgatGTTACACCATTTATTAAGTTTGTCTAATTTTGgtaacatttaatttttttttttaggaattaaatgttAAGAGGTTAAAATTTAACATATTCTCTTATAACATTTAAATaacattaataagaaattaaaatttacaaaTGTAATAATAAATCTTGTTAATATCAAATGcctcattaatttaatataatttaaaaattcaattggATAAAAGtattttttgaaattataaaaattcgTGCACTTTGAATTATAAACTTGTAATTAAgtttaagttttattttttttttttaatcccatTGAGGAATATATGACTTTGCTTcaattattaatcaaaatttcagttataaaaaaaaaatcttagtaATTTATTTTGTGATAACATATtatcatttctttaatttttctacgCATATATAATGAAATACATGGTATTTtggtatatgatttaattataattttcttattttaaattttattatttataacaaattaacaataataatatgTTGATGGATGTATAATTATTATTGAAAGAAATTTTTAAGGAAAAGTTATAatatgaaaattattattattattattattattattattattattattattaaaataaatttaaaattataaaatatatatgtaaAAAGTTCCACATTCATAATTTCTCAACTTAGTGAATTGTATCAGTAACGTCTCTGAGCTTCAATTTGCATTATaaaaatctttaaattttaatttaaatattattaaaattctgTGACCTATTGTAATAAATTTTCAAGTTAACTtataagtaaattttacttatcATTCATATCTTCGATAGATATACCATAAATAtccctcaattttaatttatctcataaaaatatttaaaccttAATTTaatgtataaataattttaaacaaaatatactaaataataattaagattggatatattattttactaatttaaaaaataaagacaAAAATTGTATACAATATCAACCTTTATAAAAAAAGTCATTCATATTTAATTAGGgtttaaatattttcaaaataatgtaaactaattatatattattattttttttttcttacattaaaattaaatcaaagaaatagagataaattaaacataatcttttagatattaatttaaaatctaattaaaaaaataatatataaaataatatttttatatgataaactaa
The sequence above is a segment of the Hevea brasiliensis isolate MT/VB/25A 57/8 chromosome 11, ASM3005281v1, whole genome shotgun sequence genome. Coding sequences within it:
- the LOC110651304 gene encoding SART-1 family protein DOT2 is translated as MDMDWSESRYKRHKEKDGVDDEDGTAKSSKHSGRDKDRRKSSRGEDRDTDHRNKDRERTKRTTDDIAKDVEKEQDDYVDKERGKDRSRDSKAKDKDHDRDKAREKDRERDKDRKDRGKEKSRDREREKERERVKEKDREKYKDREKEREIDKDRDREKARDKAKEREREADHDKERLREKDKLSKRSHGEDYDRSKDDVVEMSYENDKDRDVLKQANASFDDDHEQKVEGISGGGYASALELEGRILKMKEERLKKNSEVGNEVLAWVNRSRKLEEKKSAEKEKAKQLSKIFEEQDNIVQGETEDEEGTEHATHDLAGVKVLHGIEKVMEGGAVVLTLKDQSILADGSINEEVDMLENVEIGEQKRRDEAYKAAKKKTGIYDDKFNDNPASEKKILPQYDDSTTDEGVTLDERGRFTGEAEKKLEELRRRLQGSSTNNRFEDLNASGKISSDYYTQEEMLQFKKPKKKKSLRKKEKLDINALEAEAVSAGLGVGDLGSRNDGRRQAIREERERSEAEMRSNAYQSAYAKADEASKSLRLEQTLTAKVDEDENPVFADDDEDLYKSLERARKLALKKQEEASGPQAIARLAVNATTSSHVADDNLTTAESQENKIVFTEMEEFVWGLQLDEEAHKPDSDDVFMDEDEAPPRTSEQERKDEAGGWTEVKDTDNDENPVNENQEDIVPDATIHEVPVGKGLSGALNLLKERGTLKESIEWGGRNMDKKKSKLVGIVDNDVDNDKFKDIRIERTDEFGRIITPKEAFRMISHKFHGKGPGKMKQEKRMKQYQEELKLKQMKNSDTPSLSVERMREAQAQLKTPYLVLSGHVKPGQTSDPRSGFATVEKDLPGGLTPMLGDKKVEHFLGIKRQAEPGNSGTPKKPRT